One stretch of Phocoena phocoena chromosome 10, mPhoPho1.1, whole genome shotgun sequence DNA includes these proteins:
- the XIRP1 gene encoding xin actin-binding repeat-containing protein 1 isoform X3, which translates to MADAQQVAPTPSIPVAATEDLPLPPPPALEDLPLPPPKESFSKFHQQRQASELRRLYKHIHPELRKNLAEAVAEDLAEILGSEEPTEGDVQCMRWIFENWRLDAIGDHERPPAKEPVPGGNVQATSRKFEEGSFANSTDQEPAGPRPSGGDVHAARWLFETKPLDELTGHAEAPAATVREPAASGDVQGTRMLFETRPLDRLGSRPSIQEQSPLELHSEIQELKGDVKKTVKLFQTEPLCAIQDAEGAIHEVKAACREEIQSNAVRSARWLFETQPLDAINRDPSQVRVIRGISLEEAARPDVSATRWIFETQPLDAIREILVDEKDFQPSPDLIPPGPDVQQQRHLFETRALDTLKGEEEAGPEAPPKEEVVPGDVRSTLWLFEMQPLDTLRDKVQVGHLQRVGPQEGERFMYERLSSDGSSALCLSQSAPQRDGVKGDVKTFKNLFETLPLDSIRQGEASAHGSISRAEGTDSAGQSQDIGSPVYAMQDGKGHLHALTSVSREHVVGGDVQGYRWMFETQPLDQLGQNPSTVDVVRGITRQEVVAGDVGTARWLFETQPLEVIHQREQQERQEEEGKPQGGPQLEASPKGDVQTIRWLFETCPMSELGEKQGSEVTDPTPKAKARSCTWMFTPQPPDRPESSREQHLEVSQVQAGERQTDRYVFETEPLQASGHPCRRGPVRYCSRVDIPSGQVSRQKEVFQALEAGKRENQGSRVIPEPIPAGSVHKFTWLFENCPMGSLAADSIHGGNLQEEQPMGPSGNRVWERQQTATEGTLRTLHATPGILHHGGIIMEARGPGELCLAKYVLPGPGQGSPHVRKEELVSGELPRIVRQVLRRPDVDQQGLLVQEDPVGQFRLKPLKLPAPGSSWKVEDMDPEFQQLLACGLGTSMARTGLVMQETEQGLVALTAYSLQPRLTSRAPERSSVQLLASCIDKGDLSGLHSLRWEPPADSSPVPASEGAQRLPLTESIIHVPPLDPSMGMGHLRGPGATPCPPQAIGKAVPLAGEEKQESRCTGQKAMEALGKSDGATTMPLGPRSPNLQSLRMATAEAQSLHQQVLSKHKQGPTPGAASMPSQDSLLQVPATATGTAQSNTRPLAGGDPRIPAAPRKLL; encoded by the exons ATGGCCGACGCTCAACAGGTGGCTCCCACCCCAAGCATCCCAGTGGCAGCTACAGAggacctgcccctccctccaccacctgctCTGGAGGATCTGCCACTGCCGCCACCCAAGGAGTCCTTCTCCAAGTTCCACCAGCAGCGGCAAGCCAGCGAGCTCCGCCGCCTCTACAAGCACATCCACCCCGAGCTCCGCAAGAATCTGGCTGAGGCTGTGGCTGAAGACTTGGCTGAGATCCTGGGTTCCGAAGAGCCCACTGAGGGTGATGTCCAGTGCATGCGCTGGATCTTTGAGAACTGGCGGCTGGACGCCATTGGGGACCATGAGAGGCCACCTGCCAAGGAGCCCGTGCCCGGCGGCAATGTCCAGGCCACCTCCCGCAAGTTTGAGGAAGGCTCCTTTGCCAACAGCACAGACCAGGAGCCAGCCGGACCTCGGCCATCTGGAGGGGACGTCCATGCAGCCCGCTGGCTGTTTGAGACAAAGCCACTGGATGAGCTGACGGGCCATGCTGAGGCACCGGCAGCTACAGTGAGGGAGCCTGCAGCCAGTGGAGATGTCCAGGGTACCAGGATGCTCTTTGAGACGCGGCCACTGGACCGCCTGGGCTCCCGCCCCTCCATCCAGGAGCAGAGCCCCTTGGAGCTGCACTCAGAGATCCAGGAGCTGAAGGGCGATGTAAAGAAGACGGTGAAGCTGTTCCAAACAGAGCCGCTGTGTGCCATCCAGGACGCAGAGGGAGCCATCCACGAGGTCAAGGCCGCCTGCCGGGAGGAGATCCAAAGCAACGCGGTGAGGTCTGCCCGTTGGCTCTTCGAAACACAGCCTCTGGATGCCATCAACCGGGACCCCAGCCAGGTGCGGGTGATCCGGGGGATCTCTCTGGAGGAGGCGGCCAGGCCCGACGTCAGTGCAACTCGCTGGATCTTTGAGACACAGCCCCTGGATGCCATCCGGGAGATCTTGGTGGACGAGAAGGACTTCCAGCCATCCCCAGATCTTATCCCTCCTGGTCCAGACGTTCAGCAGCAGCGGCATTTGTTTGAGACCCGAGCACTAGACACTCTAAAGGGGGAAGAGGAGGCTGGACCAGAGGCGCCACCCAAAGAGGAAGTGGTCCCCGGTGATGTCCGCTCCACCCTGTGGCTATTTGAGATGCAGCCCCTGGATACACTTAGAGACAAGGTCCAAGTGGGTCACCTGCAGCGGGTGGGACCCCAGGAGGGTGAGCGGTTCATGTACGAGCGTCTATCCAGTGATGGTTCCTCAGCACTGTGCCTCTCTCAGAGTGCTCCCCAGAGGGATGGGGTGAAGGGAGACGTGAAGACCTTTAAGAACCTTTTTGAGACCCTACCCCTGGACAGCATCAGGCAGGGTGAAGCTTCGGCCCATGGGAGCATAAGCAGAGCAGAAGGAACTGATTCTGCTGGGCAGTCCCAGGATATAGGGTCCCCGGTGTATGCCATGCAGGATGGCAAAGGCCACCTCCATGCCCTGACCTCTGTCAGCAGAGAGCATGTAGTCGGAGGTGATGTACAGGGTTACAGGTGGATGTTTGAGACACAGCCCCTAGACCAACTAGGCCAAAACCCCAGTACCGTCGACGTGGTGCGGGGCATCACCCGGCAGGAAGTGGTGGCTGGAGACGTGGGCACTGCCCGGTGGCTCTTTGAGACCCAGCCCCTGGAGGTAATCCACCAACGGGAGCAGCAGGAACgacaggaagaagaaggaaagcctCAGGGAGGCCCTCAGCTTGAAGCATCCCCCAAGGGCGATGTGCAGACCATCCGCTGGTTGTTCGAGACATGTCCAATGAGTGAGTTGGGTGAGAAGCAGGGGTCAGAGGTCACAGATCCCACACCCAAGGCCAAGGCACGGTCCTGCACCTGGATGTTCACGCCCCAACCCCCAGACAGACCAGAAAGCTCCAGGGAGCAGCACCTTGAGGTCAGCCAGGTCCAGGCTGGGGAAAGACAAACAGACAGATACGTCTTTGAGACTGAGCCTCTGCAGGCCTCAGGCCATCCCTGCAGAAGGGGGCCTGTGCGATACTGCAGCAGAGTGGACATCCCCTCAGGGCAGGTGTCTCGTCAGAAGGAGGTTTTCCAGGCCCTGGAGGCAGGCAAGAGGGAAAACCAGGGATCCAGGGTAATCCCTGAGCCCATCCCAGCAGGCTCTGTGCACAAGTTCACCTGGCTCTTTGAGAATTGCCCCATGGGCTCCCTGGCAGCTGACAGCATCCACGGGGGCAATCTCCAGGAAGAGCAGCCCATGGGCCCCTCAGGCAACAGGGTGTGGGAGAGGCAACAGACTGCAACTGAGGGGACCCTGCGGACTCTGCATGCCACGCCTGGCATCCTGCACCACGGAGGCATCATCATGGAGGCCCGAGGGCCAGGGGAGCTCTGCCTTGCCAAGTACGTGctcccaggcccagggcagggcagcCCCCACGTTCGGAAGGAGGAGCTGGTGTCTGGCGAGCTTCCCAGGATCGTCCGCCAAGTGCTGCGCCGGCCAGACGTGGACCAGCAGGGGCTGCTGGTGCAGGAGGACCCAGTGGGCCAGTTTCGCCTCAAGCCACTGAAGCTGCCAGCACCAGGCAGCAGCTGGAAGGTCGAAGACATGGACCCTGAGTTCCAGCAGTTGCTGGCTTGTGGCCTCGGGACCTCGATGGCGAGGACTGGGCTAGTGATGCAGGAGACAGAGCAGGGCCTAGTGGCACTGACCGCCTACTCTCTGCAGCCCCGGCTAACCAGCAGGGCCCCCGAGAGGAGCAGTGTGCAGCTGCTGGCCAGCTGCATAGACAAAGGAGACCTGAGTGGCCTGCACAGTCTGCGGTGGGAGCCACCGGCTGACTCAAGTCCAGTGCCAGCCAGCGAGGGGGCCCAGAGGCTGCCCCTGACTGAGAGCATCATCCATGTTCCCCCACTGGACCCCAGCATGGGGATGGGGCATCTGAGAGGGCCGGgggccaccccctgccccccacaggcCATTGGAAAGGCAGTCCCTCTGGCTGGGGAAGAAAAGCAGGAAAGCAGGTGCACTGGGCAGAAAGCGATGGAAGCTTTGGGAAAGTCAGATGGAGCCACGACTATGCCCCTGGGGCCCAGGTCCCCAAACCTCCAGAGTCTGCGAATGGCAACAGCCGAAGCCCAAAGCCTGCACCAGCAAGTTCTGAGCAAGCACAAGCAGGGCCCCACCCCTGGAGCCGCCTCTATGCCCTCCCAGGATAGTCTTCTGCAAGTACCGGCCACAGCCACTGGGACTGCCCAGAGCAACACCAGGCCTCTGGCTGGAGGTGACCCCAGGATCCCAGCAGCCCCCAGAAAG ctGCTGTGA